A region from the Citrobacter koseri ATCC BAA-895 genome encodes:
- the ptrA gene encoding pitrilysin: MPRSTWFKALLLFVALWAPLSQADTGWQPLAETIRKSEKDTRQYQAVRLDNDMVVLLVSDPQAVKSLSALVVPVGSLEDPDEHQGLAHYLEHMSLMGSKKYPQPDSLAEYLKMHGGSHNASTAPYRTAFYLEVENDALSGAVDRLADAIATPLLDKKYAERERNAVNAELTMARTRDGMRMAQVSAETINPAHPGSRFSGGNLETLSDKPGNPVQQALQAFHEKYYSANLMKAVIYSNKPLPELARIAAETYGRVPNKNIKKPEITVPVVTDAQKGIIIHYVPALPRKVLRVEFRIDNNSAQFRSKTDELVTYLIGNRSPGTLSDWLQKQGLVEGIRADSDPVVNGNSGVLAISATLTDKGLANRDDVVAAIFSYLNLLREKGVDKRYFDELAHVLDLDFRYPSITRDMDYVEWLADTMIRVPVEHTLDAVNIADQYDAAAVKSRLAMMTPQNARIWYISPKEPHNKTAYFVDAPYQVNKIDDKTLADWQQKAQGIALSLPELNPYIPDDFTLIKPEKEYPHPELIVDEPDLRVVYAPSRYFASEPKADVSVILRNPKAMDSARNQVMFALNDYLAGIALDQLSNQASVGGIGFSTNANNGLMLNANGYTQRLPQLFQALLEGYFSYTATEEQLEQAKSWYAQMMDSAEKGKAYDQAIMPAQMLSQVPYFQRDERRKLLPSITLKEVMAYRDTLKAGARPEFLVIGNMREAQVKTMARDIQQQLGANGSEWCRNKDVLVDKKQSVIFEKAGSSTDSALAAVFVPTGYDEYASSAYSAMLGQIVQPWFYNQLRTEEQLGYAVFAFPMSVGRQWGMGFLLQSSDKQPSYLWERYKAFFPTAEAKLRAMTPEEFAQIQQAIIAQMLQAPQTLGEEASKLSKDFDRGNMRFDSRDKIVAQIKLLTPQKLADFFHQAVVEPQGMAILSQVSGSQNGKAEYVRLEGWKVWENVSALQQTLPLMSEKNE, from the coding sequence ATGCCCCGCAGCACCTGGTTCAAAGCGTTATTGTTGTTTGTCGCCCTTTGGGCACCCTTAAGTCAGGCAGATACCGGTTGGCAGCCTTTGGCGGAAACCATCCGTAAAAGCGAGAAAGATACGCGTCAGTATCAGGCGGTTCGTCTGGACAATGACATGGTGGTTTTGCTGGTATCCGACCCGCAAGCGGTGAAATCGCTTTCGGCGCTGGTGGTGCCTGTTGGATCGCTGGAGGACCCCGATGAACATCAGGGGCTGGCGCACTATCTCGAACATATGAGCCTGATGGGGTCTAAAAAATATCCCCAGCCTGACAGCCTTGCCGAATACCTTAAAATGCACGGCGGCAGCCATAATGCCAGCACCGCGCCGTATCGTACCGCCTTCTATCTGGAGGTGGAAAACGACGCCCTGTCAGGTGCGGTCGATCGCCTTGCCGATGCCATTGCCACGCCGTTGCTGGATAAAAAATATGCCGAGCGTGAGCGCAATGCGGTCAATGCCGAACTGACGATGGCGCGTACGCGAGACGGTATGCGTATGGCGCAGGTCAGCGCAGAAACCATCAACCCGGCGCACCCGGGTTCGCGCTTCTCTGGCGGCAATCTGGAAACCTTAAGCGACAAACCGGGCAATCCGGTTCAGCAGGCGTTGCAGGCGTTTCACGAAAAATATTATTCAGCGAACCTGATGAAGGCGGTGATTTACAGTAACAAACCGCTGCCGGAACTGGCGCGTATTGCGGCTGAAACCTATGGCCGGGTGCCGAATAAAAATATCAAAAAGCCGGAAATTACCGTGCCGGTAGTAACGGACGCGCAAAAGGGCATCATCATTCATTATGTGCCTGCTCTGCCGCGTAAAGTGCTGCGCGTAGAGTTTCGTATTGATAACAACAGCGCGCAGTTTCGCAGCAAAACCGACGAACTGGTGACCTACCTGATTGGCAACCGGAGCCCGGGAACGCTCTCCGACTGGCTGCAAAAACAAGGATTAGTGGAAGGCATTCGTGCGGACTCTGACCCGGTGGTTAACGGTAACAGCGGCGTACTGGCTATTTCCGCTACCCTGACGGACAAAGGACTGGCGAACCGGGACGACGTTGTCGCCGCCATCTTCAGCTATCTCAACCTGTTACGTGAAAAAGGCGTGGATAAACGCTACTTCGATGAGCTGGCGCATGTGCTGGATCTCGACTTCCGTTACCCCTCTATCACCCGTGATATGGATTACGTCGAATGGCTGGCGGATACGATGATTCGCGTTCCGGTGGAACATACGCTGGATGCGGTGAATATCGCCGATCAATATGATGCGGCGGCGGTGAAATCACGCCTGGCGATGATGACGCCGCAGAATGCGCGTATCTGGTACATCAGCCCGAAGGAACCGCACAACAAAACGGCCTATTTTGTCGACGCGCCTTATCAGGTGAATAAAATCGACGACAAAACGCTCGCCGACTGGCAGCAAAAAGCGCAGGGCATTGCGCTGTCATTACCGGAGCTTAACCCCTATATTCCAGACGATTTCACGCTGATCAAACCGGAGAAGGAATATCCCCACCCGGAGCTGATTGTCGATGAACCGGATTTGCGCGTGGTTTATGCGCCGAGCCGTTATTTTGCCAGCGAGCCTAAGGCGGATGTCAGCGTTATTCTGCGTAACCCGAAAGCAATGGACAGCGCCAGAAACCAGGTGATGTTTGCGTTAAACGATTATCTCGCGGGGATCGCGCTCGACCAGTTAAGCAACCAGGCATCGGTCGGCGGGATTGGCTTTTCCACCAACGCCAACAATGGCCTGATGCTTAACGCGAACGGTTACACGCAACGCTTGCCGCAGCTTTTCCAGGCATTGCTGGAAGGGTATTTCAGCTACACCGCGACGGAAGAACAGCTGGAACAGGCGAAATCCTGGTATGCGCAGATGATGGATTCCGCAGAAAAAGGGAAGGCCTACGATCAGGCGATTATGCCGGCACAGATGCTTTCTCAGGTGCCTTACTTCCAGCGTGATGAACGCCGTAAGCTGTTGCCTTCGATCACGCTGAAAGAGGTCATGGCTTACCGCGATACGTTAAAAGCAGGCGCGCGACCGGAGTTCCTGGTGATTGGCAATATGCGCGAAGCGCAGGTGAAAACCATGGCGCGGGATATCCAACAGCAGCTTGGCGCCAACGGTTCAGAGTGGTGTCGCAATAAAGACGTACTGGTGGATAAAAAGCAGTCGGTCATCTTTGAGAAGGCGGGAAGCAGCACTGACTCCGCGCTGGCGGCGGTATTCGTTCCAACCGGTTACGATGAATATGCCAGTTCAGCCTACAGCGCGATGTTAGGGCAAATCGTTCAGCCGTGGTTCTATAATCAGTTGCGTACTGAAGAACAGTTAGGTTATGCGGTGTTCGCTTTCCCGATGAGCGTCGGGCGTCAGTGGGGGATGGGTTTCTTGCTGCAAAGCAGCGACAAGCAACCGTCTTATCTCTGGGAGCGTTACAAAGCATTCTTCCCAACGGCGGAAGCGAAGCTGCGGGCGATGACGCCGGAAGAGTTTGCGCAAATTCAGCAGGCGATCATCGCGCAGATGTTGCAAGCGCCGCAAACGCTGGGCGAAGAAGCGTCGAAATTAAGCAAAGATTTCGATCGCGGCAATATGCGCTTTGATTCACGTGATAAAATCGTGGCTCAGATTAAACTGCTGACGCCGCAAAAACTTGCCGATTTCTTCCATCAGGCGGTGGTTGAGCCGCAAGGCATGGCGATACTGTCACAGGTTTCCGGCAGTCAGAACGGGAAAGCAGAGTACGTGCGCCTGGAAGGCTGGAAAGTGTGGGAGAACGTCAGCGCGTTGCAGCAAACCTTACCCCTGATGAGTGAAAAGAATGAATGA
- the recC gene encoding exodeoxyribonuclease V subunit gamma, which yields MLRVYHSNRLDVLEALMEFIVERDRLDDPFEPELVLVQSTGMAQWLQMTLSQKFGIAANIDFPLPASFIWDMFVRVLPDIPKESAFSKQNMSWKLMTLLPQLLEREDFTLLRHYLTDDADKRKLFQLSSRAADLFDQYLVYRPDWLTQWEAGQMVDGLGEAQIWQAPLWKALVEYTAELGQPCWHRANVYQRFIQTLENATTSPTGLPSRVFICGISALPPVYLRALQALGKHIEIHLLFTNPCRYYWGDIRDPAWLAKLVARQRRHSFEERDLPLFRDNQRAGELFNSDGEQDVGNPMLASWGKLGRDYIYLLSELENTQELDAFVDIPPDNLLHNIQADILELESRAVAGVNLEEYARSDNKRLLDPNDASVTFHVCHSPQREVEILHDRLLAMLEADPTLMPRDIIVMVADIDSYSPFIQAVFGSAPAERYLPYAISDRRARQSHPVLQAFISLLSLPDSRFVSEDVLALLDVPVLAARFNINEEGLRYLRLWVNESGIRWGIDDDNVRELALPATGQHTWQFGLTRMLLGYAMESAQGEWQSVLPYDESSGLIAELVGHLASLLMQLNLWRRGLAQARPLEEWLPVCRDMLNDFFLPDAETEAAMTLIEQQWQAIITEGLEAEYGDAVPLSLLRDELAQRLDQERISQRFLAGPVNICTLMPMRSIPFKVVCLLGMNDGVYPRQLAPLGFDLMSQKPMRGDRSRRDDDRYLFLEALISAQQTLYISYIGRSIQDNSERFPSVLVQELMDYIGQSHYLPGDEELTSDESEARVKAHIARLHTRMPFDAQNYLPGEQQSYAREWLPAASQSGEAHSDFVQPLPYELPETLTLEKLQRFWAHPVRAFFQMRLQVNFRAEESEIPDTEPFILEGLTRYQLNQQLLNTLVEEEDAGLLFRRFRAAGDLPYGAFGEILWDTQRQEMQSLADRIIACRQPGKSMEVDLLCNGVQITGWLPQVQEDGLLRWRPSLISVAQGMQLWLEHLVYCACGGKGESRLFLRKEGEWRFPPLEAEQALTYLAQLIDGYREGMSSPLLVLPESGGAWIKACYDATNNAMLDDADTLQKARTKFLQAYEGNMVIRGEGDDIWYQRLWRQLEPKTIESIISQSQRYLLPLFRFNQS from the coding sequence ATGTTAAGGGTCTACCACTCCAACCGTCTGGACGTGCTGGAAGCGTTAATGGAATTCATCGTTGAGCGCGATCGGCTTGACGATCCTTTTGAACCCGAACTTGTGTTGGTTCAAAGTACCGGTATGGCGCAGTGGCTGCAAATGACCCTTTCGCAGAAATTTGGTATCGCCGCGAATATCGATTTTCCGCTACCCGCGAGTTTTATCTGGGATATGTTTGTACGCGTGCTGCCTGATATCCCGAAAGAGAGCGCGTTCAGCAAGCAAAACATGAGCTGGAAGCTGATGACGCTGCTGCCGCAACTGCTGGAGCGTGAAGATTTTACGCTACTGCGCCACTATCTGACGGACGACGCTGACAAGCGCAAGCTATTCCAGCTTTCCTCGCGTGCCGCCGATCTTTTCGATCAGTATCTGGTCTATCGCCCCGACTGGCTTACCCAGTGGGAGGCGGGGCAGATGGTTGACGGGTTAGGGGAGGCTCAGATCTGGCAGGCGCCGCTGTGGAAGGCGCTGGTGGAATACACGGCTGAACTGGGGCAGCCGTGCTGGCACCGTGCGAATGTGTATCAGCGTTTTATCCAGACGCTGGAAAATGCGACAACCAGCCCGACGGGGCTGCCTTCGCGCGTCTTTATTTGTGGTATTTCCGCGCTGCCGCCGGTGTATCTCCGGGCCTTGCAGGCGCTGGGAAAGCACATCGAAATCCATCTGCTGTTCACTAACCCCTGTCGTTATTACTGGGGGGATATCAGAGATCCTGCCTGGCTGGCAAAACTGGTGGCTCGTCAGCGTCGTCACAGCTTTGAGGAGCGCGACTTACCGCTGTTTCGCGATAACCAACGCGCCGGGGAGTTATTTAATAGCGACGGCGAGCAGGATGTCGGGAACCCGATGCTGGCGTCCTGGGGGAAACTGGGGCGGGACTACATTTACTTGCTTTCCGAACTGGAAAACACACAGGAACTGGATGCGTTTGTCGATATTCCCCCGGACAATCTGCTTCATAACATTCAGGCGGACATCCTTGAGCTGGAAAGTCGCGCCGTGGCTGGGGTGAACCTCGAAGAGTACGCCCGAAGCGACAACAAGCGTCTGCTTGACCCGAATGACGCCAGCGTGACCTTTCACGTATGCCATAGCCCGCAGCGTGAAGTGGAGATCCTGCATGATCGTCTGCTGGCGATGCTGGAGGCCGACCCGACGCTGATGCCGCGCGATATTATCGTCATGGTGGCGGATATCGACAGCTATAGCCCCTTTATTCAGGCCGTATTTGGCAGTGCGCCTGCCGAACGCTATCTGCCTTATGCCATCTCCGATCGCCGGGCGCGTCAGTCGCATCCTGTTTTGCAGGCGTTTATCAGCCTGCTGTCGTTGCCGGACAGCCGTTTTGTCTCTGAAGATGTGCTGGCGCTGCTGGACGTGCCGGTTCTGGCGGCCCGATTTAACATCAACGAAGAAGGGCTGCGCTATCTTCGCTTATGGGTCAATGAGTCGGGTATCCGCTGGGGGATTGATGACGACAACGTGCGCGAGCTGGCGCTTCCTGCAACGGGGCAGCATACCTGGCAATTTGGCCTGACGCGTATGCTGCTGGGTTACGCGATGGAAAGCGCGCAGGGCGAATGGCAGTCCGTGCTGCCTTATGACGAGTCCAGCGGGCTGATTGCGGAGCTGGTCGGGCATCTGGCGTCCCTGCTTATGCAGTTGAACCTCTGGCGTCGCGGGCTGGCGCAGGCGCGTCCGCTGGAAGAGTGGCTCCCGGTTTGCCGCGACATGCTCAATGACTTTTTCCTGCCCGATGCGGAAACGGAAGCCGCAATGACCCTTATCGAGCAGCAATGGCAGGCGATTATCACCGAAGGGCTTGAGGCGGAGTATGGCGATGCGGTGCCGCTGTCTCTGTTACGGGACGAGCTGGCGCAAAGGCTGGATCAGGAACGCATCAGCCAGCGTTTTCTGGCGGGGCCGGTAAACATCTGTACGCTCATGCCTATGCGTTCTATCCCCTTTAAGGTTGTGTGTCTCCTTGGTATGAATGACGGCGTCTATCCGCGTCAGCTGGCGCCGCTCGGTTTTGACCTGATGAGTCAGAAACCGATGCGCGGGGATCGTAGCCGTCGCGATGATGACCGCTACCTGTTCCTTGAGGCCTTAATCTCTGCGCAGCAGACGCTCTATATCAGCTACATCGGGCGCTCTATTCAGGATAACAGCGAACGTTTCCCGTCAGTCCTGGTGCAGGAACTGATGGATTATATCGGGCAAAGTCACTATTTGCCGGGAGATGAAGAACTGACCAGCGATGAGAGCGAGGCCCGCGTGAAAGCGCATATCGCTCGCCTGCACACGAGGATGCCGTTTGATGCGCAAAACTATCTTCCCGGAGAACAGCAAAGCTACGCGCGCGAATGGCTGCCTGCTGCAAGTCAGTCAGGCGAGGCCCACTCTGATTTTGTACAGCCGTTGCCCTATGAACTCCCTGAGACGTTGACGCTGGAAAAACTTCAGCGCTTCTGGGCGCATCCGGTGCGGGCGTTTTTCCAGATGCGGCTACAGGTGAATTTCCGCGCGGAAGAGAGTGAAATTCCCGATACGGAGCCGTTCATTCTGGAAGGGCTAACCCGCTATCAGCTTAATCAGCAGTTGCTTAATACGCTGGTCGAAGAAGAGGATGCCGGGCTTTTATTCCGTCGCTTCCGGGCGGCGGGCGATCTCCCGTATGGCGCTTTTGGCGAGATCCTCTGGGATACGCAGCGTCAGGAGATGCAGTCGCTGGCGGACAGGATTATCGCGTGTCGTCAGCCGGGGAAAAGTATGGAAGTTGATCTGCTCTGCAATGGCGTGCAGATCACGGGGTGGTTGCCGCAGGTGCAGGAAGACGGTTTGTTGCGCTGGCGCCCATCTTTAATAAGCGTTGCGCAGGGAATGCAACTTTGGCTGGAACACCTTGTCTATTGTGCCTGTGGCGGAAAAGGCGAAAGTCGTTTGTTCCTGCGTAAAGAGGGAGAGTGGCGCTTCCCGCCGTTAGAGGCTGAACAGGCGTTAACTTACCTCGCACAGCTGATTGACGGTTATCGGGAAGGGATGTCATCCCCACTGCTGGTTCTTCCTGAAAGCGGCGGCGCATGGATAAAAGCTTGTTATGACGCGACGAATAATGCCATGTTAGATGATGCTGACACGCTGCAAAAAGCCCGGACGAAGTTCTTGCAGGCTTATGAAGGTAACATGGTGATACGCGGAGAAGGGGATGATATCTGGTATCAACGGTTGTGGCGTCAGCTGGAGCCGAAGACGATAGAGAGCATTATTTCTCAGTCTCAACGTTATCTGTTACCGCTATTTCGTTTTAATCAGTCGTGA
- a CDS encoding prepilin-type N-terminal cleavage/methylation domain-containing protein, translated as MPDTLNRQRGFSLPEVILAMALLVITVTALSGYQRALMTSLVVRAQYQQLWRYGWQQTALYSFSPPESWQANRMQTTQAGCVSISVKLISPLGRQGQMSRLHCPKSQ; from the coding sequence ATGCCAGATACCCTGAACAGGCAGCGTGGTTTTAGTCTGCCGGAAGTGATACTGGCGATGGCGCTGCTGGTGATAACCGTCACCGCGTTATCGGGTTATCAGCGGGCGTTGATGACGAGTCTTGTCGTCAGGGCGCAATATCAACAGCTCTGGCGGTATGGCTGGCAGCAAACGGCGCTGTATTCATTTTCACCTCCCGAAAGCTGGCAGGCCAACCGAATGCAGACAACACAAGCGGGATGTGTCAGCATCAGCGTTAAACTCATTTCCCCTTTGGGCAGGCAAGGCCAGATGTCGCGCTTACATTGCCCGAAAAGTCAGTAG
- a CDS encoding DUF2509 family protein, with the protein MKRERGVSSLVMVLLLLVLGSLLLQGANQQQASFSTLVATESRALQRQAVAQSALEWGRMQSWSAQAVVECRQYTTPNARVCLRLLENNTALLIAQYDGASVWRLGAREESGVVFSPHGWSDFCPLSEVALCQIP; encoded by the coding sequence GTGAAACGTGAACGGGGTGTGTCCTCTCTGGTGATGGTGCTTTTGCTGCTGGTATTGGGCAGCCTGCTGCTTCAGGGGGCAAACCAGCAGCAGGCGAGCTTTTCCACTCTGGTGGCGACAGAAAGCCGGGCCTTGCAGCGTCAGGCGGTGGCGCAGTCGGCGCTGGAATGGGGAAGGATGCAGTCATGGTCGGCGCAGGCTGTGGTTGAGTGCCGGCAATACACCACGCCGAATGCCCGCGTTTGCCTGCGCCTGCTCGAGAACAACACCGCTTTATTGATTGCGCAGTATGATGGCGCATCGGTCTGGCGCCTGGGAGCGCGGGAGGAAAGCGGCGTTGTATTTTCTCCGCATGGATGGAGCGATTTTTGCCCGTTGAGTGAGGTGGCGTTATGCCAGATACCCTGA
- a CDS encoding prepilin peptidase-dependent protein, which produces MSMNERGFSLLEVLIAMAISSMLLLGAARFLPALQREILQTTRQLLLEDEIWQRAYTVAKHLQRAGYCRGNCTGKGLVIAGQGECVIVQWDANNNGRWETAPGKEAEQTGFRLNNKTLETLRGATSCADKGWDKMTDPDTVQIEAFNVERQEMPGFAPVLTLSLQGRSKAASKTAVEAQYSVTGFNL; this is translated from the coding sequence ATGTCGATGAACGAGCGCGGTTTTTCTCTGCTGGAGGTACTTATCGCGATGGCGATAAGCAGCATGCTACTGCTCGGCGCGGCACGATTTTTACCCGCGCTACAGCGTGAGATTCTACAGACCACGCGGCAGTTGTTGCTGGAAGATGAGATCTGGCAGCGTGCTTATACCGTGGCAAAACACCTGCAACGCGCGGGATATTGTCGGGGAAACTGCACAGGGAAAGGACTGGTGATTGCCGGGCAGGGGGAGTGCGTTATCGTACAGTGGGACGCCAATAATAACGGGCGCTGGGAGACTGCGCCGGGAAAAGAGGCCGAACAGACCGGGTTTCGTTTAAACAATAAAACGCTGGAAACATTGCGTGGGGCAACATCATGCGCAGATAAAGGGTGGGATAAAATGACCGATCCCGATACGGTACAGATTGAGGCATTTAACGTTGAGCGTCAGGAGATGCCCGGTTTTGCGCCGGTACTGACGCTGTCTCTTCAGGGGCGCAGTAAAGCGGCTTCTAAAACCGCTGTTGAGGCGCAATACAGCGTCACCGGGTTTAATCTGTGA
- a CDS encoding prepilin peptidase-dependent protein, which produces MKKQQGYTLIETMVAMLLMVSLSATGLYGWQRWQQQQRLWQTASQLRDYLLQLREDANWHNRDHIVQVIRERGGWCFVSAASAQGACTPDAPFVFIPAWRDIDMVEITPSLAFFGLRNTAWAGHIRLKNAAGEWRLVVSSWGRIRLCEGREAEACR; this is translated from the coding sequence ATGAAAAAACAACAGGGCTATACGCTCATTGAAACAATGGTCGCAATGCTTCTTATGGTTAGCCTTAGCGCCACAGGACTCTATGGCTGGCAGCGTTGGCAACAGCAGCAACGGTTATGGCAAACCGCCAGCCAGCTGCGGGATTACTTGCTGCAACTGCGTGAGGATGCGAACTGGCACAACCGGGATCACATTGTTCAGGTCATCAGAGAACGCGGCGGCTGGTGCTTTGTCAGCGCTGCTTCGGCGCAAGGTGCCTGTACGCCAGACGCGCCGTTTGTCTTTATTCCAGCATGGCGCGATATCGACATGGTGGAGATCACCCCCTCGCTGGCGTTTTTTGGTCTGCGCAATACCGCCTGGGCCGGGCATATCCGCCTGAAAAACGCCGCGGGCGAATGGCGTCTGGTGGTTTCGTCCTGGGGGCGAATCCGGCTCTGTGAGGGACGAGAGGCCGAAGCATGTCGATGA
- the thyA gene encoding thymidylate synthase, giving the protein MKQYLELMQKVLDEGTQKNDRTGTGTLSIFGHQMRFNLREGFPLVTTKRCHLRSIIHELLWFLQGDTNVAYLHENNVTIWDEWADENGNLGPVYGKQWRAWPAPDGRHIDQITTVMNQLKNDPDSRRIIVSAWNVGELDKMALAPCHAFFQFYVADGKLSCQLYQRSCDVFLGLPFNIASYALLVHMMAQQCDLEVGDFVWTGGDTHLYSNHMEQTHLQLSREPRALPKLVIKRKPDSIFDYRFEDFEIEGYDPHPGIKAPVAI; this is encoded by the coding sequence ATGAAACAGTATTTAGAACTGATGCAAAAAGTGCTGGATGAAGGCACACAGAAAAACGACCGTACCGGAACCGGAACGCTTTCCATTTTTGGTCATCAGATGCGTTTTAACCTGCGGGAAGGATTTCCGCTGGTGACGACGAAGCGCTGCCATTTACGCTCCATCATTCACGAGCTGTTGTGGTTCCTGCAAGGCGATACCAACGTCGCTTACCTGCATGAAAACAATGTGACGATCTGGGACGAATGGGCCGATGAAAACGGTAATTTAGGCCCGGTATATGGCAAACAGTGGCGCGCATGGCCTGCGCCGGACGGTCGCCATATTGACCAGATCACCACGGTCATGAACCAGTTGAAAAATGACCCGGACTCCCGCCGTATTATTGTTTCCGCCTGGAACGTCGGCGAGCTGGATAAAATGGCGCTGGCGCCGTGTCATGCGTTCTTCCAGTTCTATGTTGCGGACGGCAAACTCTCCTGCCAGCTGTATCAGCGCTCCTGCGACGTCTTCCTGGGGCTGCCGTTTAATATCGCCAGCTATGCGTTACTGGTGCATATGATGGCGCAACAGTGCGACCTGGAAGTGGGCGACTTTGTCTGGACCGGCGGCGACACGCACCTGTACAGCAACCATATGGAACAGACGCATCTACAGTTAAGCCGCGAACCGCGCGCGCTGCCGAAACTGGTGATCAAACGTAAGCCTGACTCTATCTTCGACTACCGTTTTGAAGATTTTGAGATTGAAGGCTACGACCCGCATCCTGGCATTAAAGCGCCGGTCGCTATCTGA
- the lgt gene encoding prolipoprotein diacylglyceryl transferase, with protein MTSSYLHFPEFDPVIFSIGPVALHWYGMMYLVGFVFAMWLAIRRANRPGSGWTKNEVENLLYAGFLGVFLGGRIGYVLFYNFPLFLENPLYLFRVWDGGMSFHGGLIGVILVMVIFARRTKRSFFQVSDFIAPLIPFGLGAGRLGNFINGELWGRVDPSFPFAMLFPGSRAEDIELLPSNPQWQSIFDTYGVLPRHPSQLYELVLEGIVLFIILNLFIRKSRPMGAVSGLFLIGYGAFRIIVEFFRQPDAQFTGAWVQYISMGQILSIPMIVAGVIMMVWAYRRSPQQHVS; from the coding sequence ATGACCAGTAGCTATCTGCATTTTCCGGAATTTGATCCGGTCATTTTCTCAATTGGGCCCGTTGCGCTGCACTGGTACGGCATGATGTACCTGGTCGGTTTTGTCTTTGCAATGTGGCTGGCGATTCGCCGGGCAAACCGTCCGGGCAGCGGCTGGACCAAAAACGAAGTTGAAAACTTACTCTATGCCGGTTTTCTCGGCGTTTTCCTCGGTGGCCGTATTGGTTACGTTCTGTTCTACAACTTCCCGCTGTTCCTGGAAAATCCGCTCTATCTGTTCCGCGTCTGGGATGGCGGCATGTCTTTCCACGGCGGCCTGATCGGCGTCATTCTGGTGATGGTGATCTTCGCCAGACGCACTAAACGTTCTTTCTTCCAGGTATCCGATTTTATCGCGCCGCTGATTCCTTTTGGTTTAGGCGCAGGGCGTCTGGGGAACTTTATCAACGGCGAGCTGTGGGGGCGTGTCGATCCGAGCTTCCCGTTTGCCATGCTGTTCCCGGGCTCTCGCGCGGAAGATATCGAGCTGTTGCCGTCAAACCCGCAGTGGCAGTCGATCTTTGATACCTATGGCGTTCTGCCTCGCCATCCGTCCCAGCTGTATGAGCTGGTGCTGGAAGGTATCGTGCTGTTCATTATTCTTAACCTGTTTATCCGCAAGTCGCGCCCGATGGGGGCTGTCTCTGGCCTGTTCCTGATTGGCTATGGCGCGTTTCGTATCATTGTTGAATTCTTCCGCCAGCCGGATGCGCAGTTTACCGGCGCATGGGTACAGTACATCAGCATGGGGCAGATTCTCTCTATCCCGATGATTGTCGCTGGTGTGATCATGATGGTTTGGGCTTACCGCCGCAGCCCACAGCAACACGTTTCCTGA